The following are encoded in a window of Dryobates pubescens isolate bDryPub1 chromosome 34, bDryPub1.pri, whole genome shotgun sequence genomic DNA:
- the SCN3B gene encoding sodium channel subunit beta-3, which translates to MAALPMLLGASSAALVLWAGFCSAVCVEVPSETEAVQGKDMKLLCISCMKREEVTATTMVEWYYKPDGGKDELIYKHKNANQELPSRFSGRLQWNGSKDMQDVSITVLNVTLNDSGTYTCNITREFEFEIHRPLFTSSRVIHLTVVEEAGEDFTSVISEIMMYILLVFLTLWLLIEMVYCYRKVSKAEEAAQENATDYLAIPSENKENCAVPVEE; encoded by the exons ATGGCTGCGCTGCCAATGCTGCTCGGTGCCTCTTCGGCCGCCTTGGTGCTCTGGG CTGGTTTTTGCTCTGCAGTATGTGTTGAAGTCCCTTCAGAGACAGAGGCTGTCCAAGGGAAGGACATGAAGCTGCTCTGCATCTCCTGCATGAAGAGGGAAGAGGTCACAGCCACCACGATGGTGGAGTGGTACTACAAGCCGGATGGTGGCAAAGATGAACTT ATCTACAAGCACAAGAACGCGaaccaggagctgcccagccgCTTCAGCGGGCGGCTGCAGTGGAACGGGAGCAAGGACATGCAGGATGTGTCCATCACGGTGCTGAACGTCACCCTCAACGACTCGGGCACCTACACCTGCAACATCACCCGCGAGTTCGAGTTCGAGATCCACAGGCCCCTCTTCACCAGCTCCAGGGTGATCCACCTCACGGTGGTGGAGGAGG CTGGGGAAGACTTCACCTCAGTCATCTCTGAAATTATGATGTATATTCTGCTGGTCTTCCTCACCTTGTGGCTGCTGATAGAAATGGTTTACTGCTACAGGAAGGTCTCcaaggcagaggaggctgcccaggagaatgC GACAGACTACCTGGCAATCCCATCAGAGAACAAGGAGAACTGTGCCGTGCCAGTGGAGGAATAG